GTTCTACAGATGGTATTACTAGTAATAATGTTCAACCAGATGCTCTTTCTGGTTTTGATGATGATAATGATGGTTTAGACAATAATTTTGATAATGATGTTAACACTCCTTCTAATTGGGATGTAAACGATGAAATTGAAGTGCTACCAACAAATTTATTTAACTCAGATCCTTTAGAAGATGCAGAAGTAGATTATAGAGATGATGTAACTGGTAAAGATACCGATGGTGATGGAATACCAGATATCGTAGATATAGATGATGATAATGATGGTATTTTAGATACTACAGAATGTCCTTTAATAAATACCGTAATTCCTACTGGAACTGCATCTGGCATAGCAGATTATAGCAGTGTAGGGAATCCTCAAAATGCAATAAATGGAAATAATAATCAAAGAGCATCGTTAAATAGTGTTAATGATTATTTAATAGTAGATTTAGGGTATATCATTCCAAATAATATAGTTATTTCTATAAGAGCAAAATCTAATAATTCTCCTAACCATGAAATGTCTGTTGAGCAATCTCTAGATGGAGTTACCTTTAGTAACTTACAAAATGACACTTTTGGTAATAATACTGAAGTAGCAAAAACATATACATTAGTAGGAACTTCAAGATTTATTCGAATAAAACTAAGCGTAGATGATGGAGCTGGTTCTTTACAAATAGACAATGTTACATATGCAGCATTTACTTTAGTAGATTGCCAAGATACAGATAGTGATGGCATTCCAGATTCTTTAGATATTGATTCAGATAATGATGGAATTATAGACAATAGAGAAGCTCAAGACAATACTTATGTACTTCCAACAGGAAGTGTTGGAGCAAATGGATTGTATGATATCTATGAAAATGGAACAGATGGAGGCACTTACAATTTTCCATTAGAAAACACAGATCTAGATATTATTCCAGATTATTTAGATTTAGATTCAGATGATGATGGTATTCCAGATAATGTAGAAGCGCAAACAACATCTGGCTATGAAGCACCAAACCTTGTTCCTGGAGTAAACGGTTTAGATAGTCGTTACGACTTTACAGATAATTATAACTCAGCAGGTTTAACTCCTGTAAATACTGATGGAGTTGACAATCCAGATTATAGAGACGATAATTCAGATGGTGATTTAAAGCCAGATATTGAAGAAAATGGAGATACAGACAACACATTAAGTGGTAATGATTTAAACAACAATGGTATTGATGATAATTTTGATGCATTTGGTAATTTAGCTTTTGATGTAAATGATGATAAAGACACCCCTTCAATACATTTACCAGATACAGATGCAGATGTAAATTCAGGTGGAGATGTAGATTATAGAGACGATTTTGATGGCATAGATACAGATGGAGACGGTATAGCCGACAGTACTGATATTGATGATGATAATGATGGTATTTTAGACATAGATGAATGTGGTTCTGTTGTATTCCCTATAGGAAATGCAACTGCAGCTCCAATCTCTAATGATGTTAGTAATCCTACTAATGCTTTATTAGAAATAACAGGTAATGCTGTTTTAAATAATAATAATGATTTTTTAATCATAGATTTAGGTAGAACAATTGTAATGGGTACAATTATTACAATTCGTTCTTCAGTAGGTAATACGATTAACACAATGGAAGTTCAATCTTCTATTGGAACTTCTGGGTTTGCAAATAATGCCTCTTTCTCTTATATTACAATCAACGCATATATAAATCAACAATATACACTAGTTGCTGATGCTAGATATATAAGAATCTCAATGATAAGAGATAATAGTAATCTAAGAATTGATGGAATAACCTATGATTCTTATACAGATCCTTGTGGTTTAGATACAGATGGAGATGGTATTATAAACTCTTTAGATTTAGATTCAGATAACGACGGTATTTTAGACAATATAGAAGCACAATCAACAGTTGGCTATGTTGCTCCTTCTACAGATACAGATAATGATGCAGATAATGATGGTTTAAATGATGCTTATGATACAGATTGTACAATAGGTAGTCCTTGTGGTATTAGTAATACTGTTGGGGCTGATATATCAACAGCACCAATAAACTCAGATACTGATGCTCTAGGTTTTAATTTACCAGATTATATAGATATAGATTCAGATAATGATGGTATTCCAGATAATATAGAAGCACAAACTACACAAGGTTATGTTCCTCCTTCTGGCAATGTTGGTGTAAATGGTGTAGATGCTGCCTATGAAAATAATGACACTTATACAAGTGTAACAGGTCTAACACCTTTAGATTTTGACAATACGGTTCCTAATTTACCTGATTATAGAGATAATGATTCAGATAATGATGGAACTCCAGACATCGAAGAAAATGGAGGTAGTAATAGTATTAGCGGAACTGATACTGATGGAGATGGTTTAGACGATAATTTTGAAGGCGCAAATACCGGCGATATAGATGCTAATGACGAAATTGATGACCCATTACTTAGTATATTACCAGATGCAGATGGAGATAAAAATGGAGCAGGAGATTTAGACTATAGAGATGCAATAAACAGTCCTGATACAGATGGCGATTCAATTATAGACAGTATAGATATAGATGATGATAATGATGGAATTTTAGACACATTAGAAAATGTTGGTGGAATTAACCCAAATGCAGATTCTGATGGTGATGGTATTCCAAATTATTTAGATGTTGATGATAATGGAGGAGGTACTTTAGGCGATCTGAATGGAGACGGTGTTCAAGATTATTTTGATTTAGATGGAGATGGTGTTGCAAATCATTTAGATATCGATTCAGATAACGATGGTATACCTGATAATATAGAAGCACAACCAACAGCTACTTACTTTGCTCCTTCTGGCCCAGTTGGTGCTAATGGATTGTATAATATTTATGGAAGTGATGATAACGACTTAGCTGCAACCAGTTTCCCAATAGAAAACACAGATGGTACAGATACCCCAGATTTTTTAGATTTAGATTCAGATAACGATGGAACTCCAGATATCGACGAAAATGGAAATGGAGATACATTCAATGCTACAGATACAGATGGAGATGGTTTAGTTGATATTTTTGACACCGTAGATAATACAACAGAACCTTGGGATTCTAATGATAGTATAAACAATCCACTTTCAAGTATTTTACCTGACACTGACGGAGACTCTGGTTCTGGTGGAGATTTGGATTACAGAGATGATTCAGATGATACTGTTCTTGTTTCTCTTGATGATGCTACGCTATGGTTAAGAGCAGATATGGATGTAACTGGAGATGCAACTGTTACTAGTTGGGTAGATCAAACTACAGGCTTAGATTTTACAGGTACTGGAGGTACTAATTCACCAGACAATACTGTTGCAGCCAACAACCTAAACTTTAATCCAGTAGTAACTTTTAACAGTGGGAACGATGTTTTAACAAATACCAATGACTTAGATCCAAGAACTATGTATATTGTGTATAATGATGTTTCTACGGCATCATCTACAACACCATTTACAAATAATGATGGAAATGGTATTGGGTTTGGTCATACATCAGAAGATCAAATTTATAACGACCCTGACACACCTTCAGATGTTAGAAATGGAGTTGAATATGTTAGTGGTTTTGAAGATAATTTTTTAACTAGAGATAGACCCGATAATTATGAATTACATTCAAGAGTTTTCGCCAATAATCTGCCTAACGCTAGTCATACCTACTACGTAGGTAGAGATAGAACAGACAATACAAGAGGTATAATTGGTAGTATTGCAGAAATAATGTTGTTTAGTGTTGCTCATACAGATATACAAAGACAGCAAATAGAAAGTTATTTAGCTCTAAAATATGGGTTTACTTTAAACGGAACAGAAGTCGCTGGAGGAATTATTGAAGGAAATTATGTAACAGAAGATTTAACTGTTATTTGGGATAATGATATCGTAAAAACCTACCATAATGATGTAGCGGGTATTGGTAAAGATATGGCTATGGAGTTCTTACAAAAACAATCTAAATCTATCAACTCAGATGCTGTAATAACAATTGGTTTAGGTGCTATTTCCAATACTAGTGTTAATAACTCTAATTTTGCTAATACTAATAATATAACTGGTAATAAATCTTTCTTAGTTTGGGGTAATAACGGAGCTAGCTTAACAAATAACTCTTCTACACCAATTCTTTGTTCAGAAAAAAAACAATTAGATCGTGTTTGGAAAATAGTAGAAACAGGTACTATTGGAACTGTTGAAGTTGCTATTATTAAAGACAATGGAAGTGGTTTTGTTTTTGATACAGTTCTTGATCTTGGTCTTACAAACGAAATTCCAGTAATAATCGTTGCTGATGACCCTAGTTTCACTACCAATGTTAGACATATACCACTAACTATAAGACAAATAGACGGATCAAGTGATCACTTAGTAGCAAATATAGATTTTAATGGCACAAAATACTTCACTTATGCTGTAATTAACGCCATTTTTTGGAATGGAGATGCAACAACAAAATGGACAGGAGCCTCTGATGGTAGTAGCTTTCCTCCAACTATAGATGATGATGTATTAAATGAAGATGGTACTAAAGTATTAATTATTGATGGAGAAACCTCTGAAACAAGTGCCATTTTATCAAGTAGCGCAAATGTAGAGTGTGTTTGGATAAAACCCAATTCTAAATTAATAGTAAATAACACTAAATTTTTAGAATTTGATGGCGAACTCAAATTGGAAGGTGAAATTAAGTTAATTGGTAATGCTCATTTAGTACAATCTCATTTAGGATTTACAAATGTTAGTGGAAACGGTAAACTTTATAGAGACCAGAAAACATCTGTACCTAATATATATAGATATAATTATTGGTCTTCACCTGTTGTTCCTGCTTTAGGAGATTCACAGTTTACTGTAGAAGGTGTTATGAATGATGGTACAACACCAACCTCAGAAAACTCAAGTATTAATCCAATTACTTTCCTACAATGGGATGGTGACTTAAGTGATATTACAAATACAAATGGAACTACTGATAATCCAATAAAAATTGCTAGCCATTGGATTTATTCTTATACCAGTGATGGTAATGGCGGAGATAGAAATGCTTGGATTCACAAAAAAAATGATGGTTTAATTGCAATTGGAGATGGTTATACAATGAAAAGTACAGGAAGAGTTCCTCAAAACTTTACATTTGTTGGTACACCTAATGATGGTACAATTAACAAAACAATTACTCCTGGAGACGTTTATCTAGTAGGAAATCCCTACCCTAGCGCTATTGATGCAGATTTATTCATTACAGATAATAATCCAATACTCGATGGTACGCTTTATTTTTGGGAGCATTTAGGAGAAAGTACAACCACAGCTTCTGTAGAAGGACATGGTACATATGGATATATTGGTGGGTATTCTATAAGAAACCAAGCACAAGGAATAGCTGCAAACACTATTGTAACCGGAACAGCAGGCCTTAGTGGTGGTGATGGAAGTTACACCTCACCTTCACAGTTTATTCCTGTAGGGCAAGCTTTTTTCGTTGAAGCCCTTAATGGTGGAACTTTTTCTTTTGAAAATTCACAAAGAGTTTATAGCGACAACAATACTCTATTAAAAGGTGCTGCGAAAACTAAAATAGTAGCATTATCTTCTTTTAAAGTAGGTTTTAATTACATCAATAAAAATAATATAAATATTCATAGGCAATTGGGTGTCAATTTTAAAAGTGGAAATACGTTTAATTATGACAATGGTTTCGATAGTCAAATTTTTGATATACAACCAACAGATGCATATTGGCAATTTGAAGACGGCAAAAACTTAGCTATTGCTGGTTTAGGAGAAATTACTAAAGAGATGCAAATCCCCATAGCTTTGAATATAGATTCTGATAAACCTGTTTATATTCTAGTTGATGAAAAGGTAAATATGGATTCATATAAACTTTACCTTGTAGATTTATTTAATGGTCAAATTCATAATTTACAAAAACCTGTAGAATTAAATCTTCCTAAAGGAGAATATGTAAATCGTTTTGCTATTGTTTTTAATGCATTAACATTAAATCTAAAAGATATAGAATTAGGAAACGATATTTCAACTTATGTAGACAACAATTTAAAGGAGCTTGTAATTAAAAATAAAGGTCCTAAAATTATCACAAAAGTTGAGTTATTCAATATTCTTGGTCAAAAAGTAAAAGAATGGAAAAACCTTGAAAACACAAACTTGCATAAACTAAAAGTTGATGCATTATCATCTACAATATATATAGTTAAAGTACAAACAGAACAAGGAAACCTTACTAAGAAAATAATGATAGATTAATTTTATAGTCCTTCATTAAAACAAAAAAAAGAGCAGTTTATAACTGCTCTTTTTTTTTTTAATATATTATCAACTCCTATACTCCAAACTGATTTAAATGATGATCTAGGTGTTTATAAAATGAATTATTCCATTCTATTGCTGTTAGTTTTCCAAAAGAATGAGATTCTTTACCTTCAAAATACCCTTCTCCTAATTCTTGAGTTTTAACAATATAATCGATCAAGCGTTTCTTTTCATCATCAAAATTCTTATCCTCTTTCATTATAAATTGAGGTGCAGTTTTACCATTTTTAGAATATGGTTTTTCAGAAACAACTATATTTTTTACAAACATCTTTAAAATAAACCTTGCAAACGCATTTGGTTTTCTATGCCTGTCTGTATAAACCATTTCATAGGTTACAGAACAATGTGCTAACATTTGACCAACAGACATTTTACCCCAATTTGGTTGCGAAGTAGCAGTTAACTT
The window above is part of the Polaribacter sp. SA4-12 genome. Proteins encoded here:
- a CDS encoding T9SS type A sorting domain-containing protein, with protein sequence MRKNISKIFEFWGIQYLKNNFTHITVLSITLLLAFCNETYSQSIPPTSSTSEICGDCNPTNWQDADIAEDGTPDVSNKEKAGGNFLPPLTGGSVGYNATWNISGATGDLPSPPTAINVRWITIRDIGDVSGSGQFEENVATTITDLVIGKLYKIKLYTLTARSMEDGGSGTNEYYSGTYLDQFAYTVEGQPRRDVFNITQDVWGQTTIVFIATATSHKFTLFPGVGAGGGDNLATPVEAESLHVAVGTVDAIVLLDSDGDGIDDGTDIDDDNDGILDTLENIGGINPNADADADGIPNYLDVDNNGGGTLGDLNGDGVQDYFDFDGDGIANHLDIDSDNDGIIDNIEAQPSTTRILPTGSVGANGLYDVYESNTEGGVYTISPINTDLITLPDYLDIDADNDGIPDNVEFQTTAGYIAPSGIVGENGLDNLYENNDSYSPATNLPVNTDSALNNSDTIPDYRDSDSDGDETPDIEENNRSTDGITSNNVQPDALSGFDDDNDGLDNNFDNDVNTPSNWDVNDEIEVLPTNLFNSDPLEDAEVDYRDDVTGKDTDGDGIPDIVDIDDDNDGILDTTECPLINTVIPTGTASGIADYSSVGNPQNAINGNNNQRASLNSVNDYLIVDLGYIIPNNIVISIRAKSNNSPNHEMSVEQSLDGVTFSNLQNDTFGNNTEVAKTYTLVGTSRFIRIKLSVDDGAGSLQIDNVTYAAFTLVDCQDTDSDGIPDSLDIDSDNDGIIDNREAQDNTYVLPTGSVGANGLYDIYENGTDGGTYNFPLENTDLDIIPDYLDLDSDDDGIPDNVEAQTTSGYEAPNLVPGVNGLDSRYDFTDNYNSAGLTPVNTDGVDNPDYRDDNSDGDLKPDIEENGDTDNTLSGNDLNNNGIDDNFDAFGNLAFDVNDDKDTPSIHLPDTDADVNSGGDVDYRDDFDGIDTDGDGIADSTDIDDDNDGILDIDECGSVVFPIGNATAAPISNDVSNPTNALLEITGNAVLNNNNDFLIIDLGRTIVMGTIITIRSSVGNTINTMEVQSSIGTSGFANNASFSYITINAYINQQYTLVADARYIRISMIRDNSNLRIDGITYDSYTDPCGLDTDGDGIINSLDLDSDNDGILDNIEAQSTVGYVAPSTDTDNDADNDGLNDAYDTDCTIGSPCGISNTVGADISTAPINSDTDALGFNLPDYIDIDSDNDGIPDNIEAQTTQGYVPPSGNVGVNGVDAAYENNDTYTSVTGLTPLDFDNTVPNLPDYRDNDSDNDGTPDIEENGGSNSISGTDTDGDGLDDNFEGANTGDIDANDEIDDPLLSILPDADGDKNGAGDLDYRDAINSPDTDGDSIIDSIDIDDDNDGILDTLENVGGINPNADSDGDGIPNYLDVDDNGGGTLGDLNGDGVQDYFDLDGDGVANHLDIDSDNDGIPDNIEAQPTATYFAPSGPVGANGLYNIYGSDDNDLAATSFPIENTDGTDTPDFLDLDSDNDGTPDIDENGNGDTFNATDTDGDGLVDIFDTVDNTTEPWDSNDSINNPLSSILPDTDGDSGSGGDLDYRDDSDDTVLVSLDDATLWLRADMDVTGDATVTSWVDQTTGLDFTGTGGTNSPDNTVAANNLNFNPVVTFNSGNDVLTNTNDLDPRTMYIVYNDVSTASSTTPFTNNDGNGIGFGHTSEDQIYNDPDTPSDVRNGVEYVSGFEDNFLTRDRPDNYELHSRVFANNLPNASHTYYVGRDRTDNTRGIIGSIAEIMLFSVAHTDIQRQQIESYLALKYGFTLNGTEVAGGIIEGNYVTEDLTVIWDNDIVKTYHNDVAGIGKDMAMEFLQKQSKSINSDAVITIGLGAISNTSVNNSNFANTNNITGNKSFLVWGNNGASLTNNSSTPILCSEKKQLDRVWKIVETGTIGTVEVAIIKDNGSGFVFDTVLDLGLTNEIPVIIVADDPSFTTNVRHIPLTIRQIDGSSDHLVANIDFNGTKYFTYAVINAIFWNGDATTKWTGASDGSSFPPTIDDDVLNEDGTKVLIIDGETSETSAILSSSANVECVWIKPNSKLIVNNTKFLEFDGELKLEGEIKLIGNAHLVQSHLGFTNVSGNGKLYRDQKTSVPNIYRYNYWSSPVVPALGDSQFTVEGVMNDGTTPTSENSSINPITFLQWDGDLSDITNTNGTTDNPIKIASHWIYSYTSDGNGGDRNAWIHKKNDGLIAIGDGYTMKSTGRVPQNFTFVGTPNDGTINKTITPGDVYLVGNPYPSAIDADLFITDNNPILDGTLYFWEHLGESTTTASVEGHGTYGYIGGYSIRNQAQGIAANTIVTGTAGLSGGDGSYTSPSQFIPVGQAFFVEALNGGTFSFENSQRVYSDNNTLLKGAAKTKIVALSSFKVGFNYINKNNINIHRQLGVNFKSGNTFNYDNGFDSQIFDIQPTDAYWQFEDGKNLAIAGLGEITKEMQIPIALNIDSDKPVYILVDEKVNMDSYKLYLVDLFNGQIHNLQKPVELNLPKGEYVNRFAIVFNALTLNLKDIELGNDISTYVDNNLKELVIKNKGPKIITKVELFNILGQKVKEWKNLENTNLHKLKVDALSSTIYIVKVQTEQGNLTKKIMID
- a CDS encoding DUF1569 domain-containing protein yields the protein MKNIFTKEITDEVIARIEKLTATSQPNWGKMSVGQMLAHCSVTYEMVYTDRHRKPNAFARFILKMFVKNIVVSEKPYSKNGKTAPQFIMKEDKNFDDEKKRLIDYIVKTQELGEGYFEGKESHSFGKLTAIEWNNSFYKHLDHHLNQFGV